The proteins below are encoded in one region of Asticcacaulis excentricus CB 48:
- a CDS encoding sialate O-acetylesterase — translation MIRKTARRAAAIGAGLMALTSAASAQAPQASQAPQNALKIDPLFGDHMVLQRGKPVSLRGDAPAGTTITVRFGTASVTAKADSGGQWRATLPPVTDGASGTLEVSASDGSRLALKDVVAGDVFLCSGQSNMDLSVGDTSYPKRTAEEGEGKPVRLFKVKRTASPRAERFVTPEQAWALAGPETLPGFSAACWHMARTMAAANTGAPIGLVQSSWGGTSIEDWMAPAVLGQRPDYAADIKRLNAFASDPKAATAELIAATDAWAKTADTAAANWHTPAFDDRQWPQMPLPGTWERSGIAALRAFDGLMWYRHSVELTAEQAGKPAILRLGRIDERDQVWVNGHVVGATLLGSEPRAYTLPAGLLRSGRNHIVIRVLDERGAGGLIGKAGELHLELSGAPSVDLSGPWRYQTGSERRNWKTPPPFVPWAAPRGVSMLWNGMIAPLDGFALKGIAWYQGETNTAEAATYAELLDGWAASWRSFFHDPALPVIIAQLPGYGPRSAVPGDNDWARLREAQRLTVAKDPHMGLAVLIDLGVSYDIHPAHKDEVGARLGTEMLRVAYGRPLLRAPSPVKAEAAPDAIRVRFTDTGGSLIAYGSHEAATFELCDTAGKCRFVPAQVEGDTVRLPADASARQVRYAWQGSPPVNLYGKSGLPVVPFSLPMPPGL, via the coding sequence ATGATCAGGAAGACCGCCCGACGGGCTGCGGCCATCGGGGCGGGCCTTATGGCGCTGACCTCAGCCGCCAGTGCCCAAGCCCCACAAGCCTCACAGGCCCCGCAAAACGCGCTCAAAATTGACCCTTTGTTCGGCGATCATATGGTGCTTCAGCGCGGAAAGCCCGTCAGCCTGCGCGGCGATGCGCCCGCCGGGACCACGATCACCGTGCGCTTTGGGACCGCCTCGGTCACTGCCAAAGCGGATAGCGGTGGGCAATGGCGCGCCACCTTGCCGCCGGTTACGGACGGGGCCAGCGGCACATTAGAGGTAAGCGCGTCGGATGGCAGCCGCCTGGCGCTAAAAGACGTGGTCGCGGGCGATGTCTTCCTCTGCTCGGGTCAGTCGAACATGGACCTGTCGGTCGGCGATACCTCCTACCCCAAGCGCACGGCTGAAGAGGGGGAGGGCAAGCCCGTTCGCCTGTTCAAGGTCAAGCGCACAGCCAGCCCACGCGCCGAGCGCTTTGTAACGCCGGAACAGGCGTGGGCGCTGGCCGGGCCGGAAACTCTGCCGGGCTTTTCCGCTGCCTGCTGGCATATGGCGCGCACTATGGCTGCCGCCAATACCGGGGCTCCCATCGGTCTGGTGCAGTCGTCGTGGGGTGGCACCTCGATCGAAGACTGGATGGCTCCGGCGGTTCTTGGCCAACGCCCTGACTATGCCGCCGATATCAAGCGCCTGAATGCTTTTGCTAGCGATCCAAAGGCGGCCACGGCGGAGCTGATTGCGGCGACGGACGCCTGGGCCAAAACCGCCGATACCGCCGCCGCTAACTGGCACACCCCGGCTTTTGATGATCGTCAATGGCCCCAAATGCCGCTGCCCGGCACATGGGAGCGTTCCGGCATCGCGGCTTTGCGCGCCTTTGATGGCCTGATGTGGTATCGACATAGCGTCGAGCTGACGGCGGAACAGGCGGGCAAACCCGCCATCCTGCGGCTGGGGCGAATTGATGAGCGCGATCAGGTGTGGGTCAACGGTCATGTGGTCGGCGCAACGCTGCTGGGCAGTGAACCCCGCGCCTACACCCTTCCCGCGGGACTTCTCAGGTCCGGGCGCAATCACATCGTTATCCGCGTGCTCGATGAGCGCGGAGCCGGCGGGCTGATCGGCAAGGCGGGGGAGTTGCACCTTGAGTTGAGCGGTGCGCCTTCGGTCGATCTGTCCGGGCCGTGGCGCTATCAGACCGGGTCAGAGCGCCGCAACTGGAAGACGCCGCCGCCCTTCGTGCCGTGGGCCGCGCCGCGTGGCGTCAGCATGTTGTGGAACGGCATGATCGCCCCGCTCGACGGTTTTGCGCTGAAAGGCATCGCTTGGTATCAGGGCGAAACCAATACGGCCGAGGCGGCGACCTATGCGGAGCTGCTGGACGGCTGGGCGGCCTCGTGGCGGTCGTTTTTCCACGATCCAGCCCTGCCGGTGATCATCGCACAACTGCCGGGCTATGGACCGCGCAGTGCTGTGCCGGGCGACAATGACTGGGCAAGGCTGCGGGAAGCGCAGCGCCTGACCGTAGCGAAGGACCCGCACATGGGCCTTGCTGTCCTGATCGATCTCGGCGTCTCTTATGACATTCACCCGGCGCATAAGGATGAGGTCGGGGCGCGTCTGGGCACTGAGATGCTGCGTGTCGCCTATGGTCGTCCGCTGTTGCGCGCGCCGTCACCGGTTAAGGCCGAAGCCGCCCCTGACGCAATCCGCGTGCGTTTTACCGATACGGGCGGCAGCCTGATCGCCTACGGCTCGCACGAAGCCGCGACCTTTGAGCTGTGCGACACCGCGGGCAAGTGCCGCTTCGTTCCGGCGCAGGTCGAGGGCGACACCGTACGCCTTCCCGCCGACGCGTCCGCGCGTCAGGTGCGCTACGCCTGGCAGGGCTCACCGCCGGTTAATCTCTATGGCAAGAGCGGCCTGCCGGTCGTGCCCTTCAGCCTGCCTATGCCGCCCGGCTTATAA
- a CDS encoding LacI family DNA-binding transcriptional regulator codes for MDDTKRTPAPKDRNAAPLGPSVRKPGSALTITDVAEFAGVSKKTVSRVLNREPMKATTRAKVEAAIETLGFVPNAQARALAFRKNFVIVLFIHDSTSPMAMTFQRGVLSAIGDSELALAVRPVNRESPELLSEIETFLARQKPMGAIFLPPLSERDDIGEMCQRLNVKYVRVGSAQLDMMSRSVWSNDRAAVMDAVRDIVALGHKRIGFVRGPKGFLSAREREAGFRQALAAAGVTPDETLFADGRYTFDSGLAAGETLLSLSQPPSVIFASNDSMAAGVVRAAHEKGLRLPHDLSIVGFDDGPVAVQLWPTLTTVHWPVIEMGVLAVHKLVPETLPVGEDPAALPSMVASSLIRRESLGESPDAPAR; via the coding sequence GTGGACGACACCAAACGGACCCCGGCCCCCAAGGACCGCAACGCGGCCCCTCTTGGCCCCTCTGTGCGCAAGCCGGGGTCAGCCCTGACCATTACCGATGTCGCCGAATTTGCCGGGGTATCGAAAAAGACGGTCAGCCGTGTGCTTAATCGCGAACCGATGAAGGCCACCACGCGGGCAAAGGTCGAGGCCGCGATCGAGACTCTGGGCTTTGTGCCCAATGCGCAGGCGCGCGCGCTGGCCTTTCGCAAGAATTTTGTGATTGTGCTGTTCATCCACGACTCGACCTCGCCCATGGCCATGACGTTTCAGCGCGGCGTCCTGTCGGCCATTGGCGACAGCGAGCTGGCTCTGGCCGTGCGACCGGTCAACCGCGAGTCGCCGGAACTTCTGAGTGAGATCGAGACTTTTCTGGCGCGTCAGAAACCAATGGGGGCTATCTTCCTGCCGCCCTTGTCCGAGCGCGACGATATTGGTGAGATGTGCCAGAGGCTGAACGTCAAATATGTGCGCGTCGGCTCGGCCCAGCTCGATATGATGTCTCGCAGCGTATGGTCGAACGACCGCGCAGCGGTGATGGACGCGGTGCGCGACATCGTCGCCCTCGGTCATAAGCGCATCGGCTTTGTGCGCGGCCCCAAAGGCTTCTTGTCGGCGCGGGAGCGCGAAGCGGGATTCCGTCAGGCGCTGGCGGCGGCCGGGGTCACCCCGGACGAAACGCTGTTTGCTGACGGACGCTATACGTTCGACTCTGGCCTTGCCGCCGGTGAGACCCTGCTCAGCCTGTCGCAACCGCCGAGCGTGATTTTCGCCAGCAATGATTCCATGGCCGCCGGCGTGGTGCGGGCGGCGCATGAAAAGGGGCTGAGGCTGCCGCACGACCTGTCGATTGTCGGCTTTGACGATGGACCGGTCGCTGTGCAGCTCTGGCCAACCCTGACCACGGTCCACTGGCCAGTGATCGAAATGGGCGTGCTGGCCGTGCACAAGCTGGTCCCTGAAACCCTGCCAGTGGGCGAGGACCCCGCGGCCCTGCCCTCCATGGTCGCCTCGTCCCTGATACGTCGAGAGTCTCTGGGGGAGTCTCCAGACGCACCCGCCCGATGA
- a CDS encoding sensor histidine kinase produces MESASPLLSTQIETVAELRELYRAAEARAARLRLLSQAGGELALAEMTTVETVLQACAGRLAHFLGRGRASIAPQGPGLGLRAPGQSEGTAAAPFAFVIIDGFADLSDIPDSEDREAVRLVLELMGATASRIEREAERGRLTATLREREQRLEYVVGRLFTAQEDERRRLSHELHDGVAQTATALVRLLEGGTDRVKEPVAGPQRARLAQIARELVQEIRAIIGGLRPTLLDDLGLRAALRYLAESLETDGYTVTFDVPVGAMPLPSAVETALFRVAQEAVSNIRKHAGGPCPVTLSLRADADSGITLQIGDAGRGLSYSEPTGLGARQGMHVGREVMHERMLAIGGHLLWEASPDGVSVTAHLPQPL; encoded by the coding sequence ATGGAAAGCGCCTCTCCCCTGCTGTCTACGCAGATTGAAACCGTCGCCGAACTGCGAGAGCTTTATCGCGCGGCCGAGGCGCGGGCGGCGCGTCTGCGGCTGTTGTCACAGGCCGGGGGTGAGCTGGCGCTGGCCGAGATGACCACGGTCGAGACCGTGCTGCAGGCATGCGCCGGGCGACTGGCGCATTTTCTGGGGCGAGGTAGAGCGTCTATCGCACCACAAGGGCCGGGGCTGGGTCTGCGCGCGCCGGGTCAGAGCGAAGGCACGGCTGCGGCTCCTTTCGCCTTCGTTATTATCGACGGCTTCGCTGATCTGAGCGACATACCGGATAGCGAAGACCGTGAGGCCGTGCGGCTCGTTTTGGAACTGATGGGTGCCACGGCCAGCCGCATCGAGCGTGAGGCCGAACGCGGCCGACTGACCGCCACCCTGCGTGAGCGCGAACAGCGGCTGGAATACGTCGTCGGACGCCTGTTCACAGCGCAGGAAGACGAACGCCGCCGCCTGTCGCATGAATTGCACGATGGTGTGGCTCAGACAGCGACGGCGCTGGTTCGCCTGCTCGAAGGCGGCACGGATCGCGTAAAGGAACCCGTCGCCGGTCCGCAGCGGGCGCGTCTGGCGCAGATTGCGCGCGAGCTGGTGCAGGAAATCCGGGCCATTATCGGCGGTCTGCGCCCCACCCTTCTAGATGATCTGGGTCTGCGCGCCGCCTTGCGCTATCTGGCCGAGTCACTGGAGACGGACGGTTATACCGTGACCTTTGACGTGCCTGTGGGGGCCATGCCCCTGCCCTCCGCCGTCGAAACCGCCCTGTTTCGTGTGGCGCAGGAGGCCGTCAGCAATATCCGTAAACACGCCGGAGGCCCCTGCCCGGTCACCCTGAGCTTACGCGCCGATGCAGATTCGGGCATCACCTTGCAAATAGGCGATGCCGGGCGTGGCCTGAGTTACTCAGAGCCCACCGGCTTGGGGGCGCGGCAAGGCATGCATGTGGGGCGTGAAGTGATGCACGAGCGCATGCTGGCCATTGGCGGACACCTCTTGTGGGAGGCCAGTCCCGACGGCGTCAGCGTTACAGCCCACCTGCCCCAACCTTTGTGA
- a CDS encoding TonB-dependent receptor → MMPSFLTGARPFKAACLSTVAASALTLLAGLNPAMAQTSQAAEPATANDGVEVVVVRGIRGSLNDALEIRRKSDVILDGISADDIGSTPDLNLGEALQRIPGVQINRSDDRRDATISVRGLPSEYTKTTVMGQSIAAPTLGTRGSGNPFGIYDASIFGGADVVKSFSADMPAGGLGSVVNLRIRPALSRKEGGVFRAEAQWEETTAKLNPAFFVTGSKKLSPDFGIYGTLSYSRQLFRRDTIRINAYTAYTQARLTQLAAGNPAFAIPATTDGVANQVVYPSEVRQYSRTSDGYRLSGAAGFEWRVNDALNVRLDAIATRRDLDEANLDILTAFASDTTGIVTPLSNPVKVGQFDRGSDGTIENVYVVNKVQASDVQLPIGNRGMPSVDESFALYPQINFRTGAWRIDAIGTLSEALGTRDEYLYEQRVQPTTGRTDTNGDGIDDTTNGITAVLDTGLGDYRNYRLDLNLPARLLNVVGPYTVSAGNAIQARNGLRPENVVFTASGANHRVRRSLYALDLKAVRELDFGPITSIEFGVYYSKEKARQIYQENANLGLQLNNLTNDIFKLNDAVTKGGNFFGSGAPHAEIDNFWSVDYRLIQQQIFPVLNTVPTNVGFTMTAAQLATFFPELTPAARNRITYAKILELAPRNELSGMIQRFPLNRVAGQNFRASRENLEAFALTRFDFSEVMDLKVRGNLGLRYVKADLSGLIEDQALNFYQALGFTSTDFRPGYFLPPEPAGGSYDALLPSMNLIVDLTPKLLARAAYYETFEAFDMVEFSPAPTRVLENVDPDTGESLSSIRIDMNRFDLKPRSSKAFDLGLSWYNRRGNVVALGYFHKKIENNIVLQNNYCPVGQSFSAEGQTFGPLYVDGTGFCRIQQGATTDLGNQRITINRTINDPNAITVEGFEFQVQQDFSFLPGLWKNFGMVFNATKVTSSGANGSKLYGVADSTYNLIGYYEDDKWQARLAYNYASDILLEGGSTFTGSSSRVRPRGQLDFSGAYTPNATTEVRLEVYNLTNSRREEYEGVEAFNRVADYDGITYSLSVTKKF, encoded by the coding sequence ATGATGCCATCTTTCCTGACGGGCGCCCGGCCCTTCAAGGCGGCCTGCCTATCAACCGTCGCCGCTTCCGCCCTTACCCTTCTGGCCGGGCTGAACCCCGCCATGGCCCAGACCAGCCAGGCCGCAGAGCCCGCCACCGCTAACGACGGCGTCGAAGTCGTCGTAGTGCGCGGTATTCGCGGGTCGCTGAATGACGCGCTGGAAATCCGCCGCAAATCGGATGTCATCCTCGATGGGATCTCCGCCGATGATATCGGCTCGACCCCCGACCTTAATCTGGGGGAGGCACTGCAACGCATCCCCGGCGTGCAGATCAACCGCTCCGACGACCGCCGTGACGCGACGATCAGCGTGCGCGGCCTGCCCAGCGAATACACCAAGACGACCGTGATGGGACAAAGCATCGCCGCCCCGACTCTGGGTACGCGCGGATCGGGCAATCCGTTCGGCATCTATGACGCTTCGATCTTTGGCGGGGCCGATGTGGTCAAATCCTTCTCGGCCGACATGCCGGCGGGGGGGCTGGGCTCGGTAGTCAATCTGCGCATCCGCCCGGCCCTGTCGCGCAAGGAAGGCGGCGTCTTCCGCGCCGAAGCGCAATGGGAAGAGACCACGGCCAAGCTCAACCCCGCCTTCTTCGTCACGGGCTCGAAGAAGCTGTCACCGGATTTTGGCATCTACGGCACCCTGTCCTACTCGCGCCAGCTGTTCCGCCGCGACACCATCCGCATCAATGCCTATACGGCCTATACGCAGGCCCGCCTGACGCAGTTGGCGGCGGGTAATCCCGCCTTCGCCATTCCGGCCACCACGGACGGCGTCGCCAATCAGGTCGTCTATCCATCCGAAGTGCGGCAGTATTCGCGCACCTCCGACGGCTATCGCCTGTCGGGTGCCGCGGGCTTTGAATGGCGCGTCAATGACGCCCTAAATGTGCGCCTCGATGCGATTGCCACACGCCGCGATCTGGATGAGGCCAATCTCGACATCCTCACGGCCTTCGCCTCAGACACGACCGGCATTGTGACGCCGCTCAGCAATCCGGTGAAGGTCGGGCAGTTCGACCGCGGATCCGACGGCACCATCGAAAACGTCTATGTGGTCAACAAGGTTCAGGCCAGCGACGTACAACTGCCCATTGGCAACCGCGGCATGCCGTCAGTTGACGAAAGCTTTGCCCTCTATCCGCAGATCAACTTCCGCACCGGGGCCTGGCGCATTGATGCCATTGGCACCCTTTCCGAAGCCTTGGGCACGCGCGATGAATACCTCTATGAGCAACGTGTTCAGCCGACGACGGGCCGCACCGACACCAATGGCGACGGCATCGACGATACGACCAATGGCATCACCGCCGTGCTTGATACCGGCCTTGGCGATTACAGGAACTACCGCCTCGATCTCAACCTGCCCGCGCGACTGCTGAACGTCGTGGGCCCCTATACGGTCAGTGCCGGCAATGCCATTCAGGCGCGCAATGGTCTGCGCCCGGAAAACGTCGTCTTTACCGCCAGCGGAGCCAATCATCGGGTGCGGCGTAGCCTCTATGCGCTGGACCTAAAGGCGGTACGCGAACTCGATTTCGGCCCCATCACCAGCATCGAGTTCGGCGTCTATTATTCGAAGGAAAAGGCCCGGCAAATCTATCAGGAAAACGCCAATCTGGGCCTTCAGCTGAACAATCTGACCAACGACATTTTCAAGCTGAACGATGCAGTCACCAAGGGCGGCAACTTCTTCGGCTCAGGCGCGCCCCATGCCGAAATTGATAACTTCTGGTCGGTCGATTACCGCCTGATCCAGCAGCAGATCTTCCCGGTGCTTAACACCGTGCCAACCAATGTCGGTTTCACCATGACGGCGGCGCAACTGGCCACCTTCTTCCCGGAACTGACGCCGGCGGCGCGCAACCGTATCACCTATGCAAAAATCCTTGAGCTGGCCCCGCGCAACGAATTGTCGGGCATGATCCAGCGCTTCCCGCTCAACCGCGTGGCCGGTCAGAACTTCCGCGCCTCGCGCGAAAACCTCGAAGCCTTTGCCCTGACGCGTTTCGACTTTTCCGAAGTGATGGACCTTAAGGTGCGCGGCAATCTGGGCCTGCGCTACGTCAAGGCCGACCTGTCGGGCCTGATCGAGGATCAGGCGCTGAACTTCTATCAGGCGCTGGGCTTCACCAGCACCGACTTCCGACCCGGCTACTTCCTGCCGCCGGAGCCGGCCGGCGGCAGTTATGATGCGCTTTTGCCGTCGATGAACCTGATCGTCGATCTGACGCCCAAGCTGTTGGCGCGCGCCGCCTATTACGAGACGTTTGAAGCCTTTGATATGGTGGAGTTTTCACCCGCTCCTACCCGCGTGTTGGAAAATGTCGATCCGGATACGGGCGAGTCGCTCAGCTCCATCCGCATCGACATGAACCGCTTTGACCTGAAACCGCGCAGCTCCAAGGCGTTTGATCTGGGCCTGTCGTGGTATAATCGCCGGGGCAATGTGGTGGCGCTTGGCTACTTCCACAAAAAGATCGAAAACAATATCGTCCTGCAGAACAACTACTGCCCGGTGGGGCAGAGCTTCAGCGCCGAGGGTCAGACCTTCGGGCCGCTCTATGTCGATGGCACGGGCTTCTGCCGCATTCAGCAGGGGGCCACGACCGACCTCGGCAATCAGCGCATCACGATTAACCGCACCATCAATGACCCGAACGCCATTACGGTCGAGGGCTTTGAATTCCAGGTTCAGCAGGACTTCTCCTTCCTCCCCGGCCTCTGGAAGAATTTCGGCATGGTCTTCAACGCCACTAAGGTCACCTCCAGCGGGGCCAATGGCTCCAAGCTCTATGGCGTGGCCGACAGCACCTACAACCTGATCGGCTATTACGAAGACGACAAGTGGCAGGCGCGTCTGGCCTATAACTACGCGTCCGATATCCTGCTCGAAGGCGGCTCGACCTTTACCGGCTCCTCCAGCCGCGTGCGGCCGCGCGGTCAGCTCGACTTCTCCGGTGCTTACACGCCAAATGCCACGACGGAGGTGCGCCTTGAGGTCTATAACCTCACCAATTCGCGGCGCGAGGAATACGAAGGCGTCGAGGCCTTTAACCGCGTTGCAGATTACGACGGCATCACCTATTCCCTCAGCGTAACAAAGAAATTCTAA
- a CDS encoding response regulator produces the protein MTADPLRILIVDDHALAREGLKAVLTSSGFSVVGEAADGPAAIALTEALCPDVVLMDVRLKGDMDGLEATRRIAALGLAARVLMLTLHDLPAYVREALAAGAAGYVLKDTAIDDLQAAIVRVAQGQTALPLDLVSAAMRAPEPVERDPTALSSLTGREREIVHLIAEGMTNKEIGRSLGISPATVKAHVERLIAKLGVTDRTQAAVLASRHLPAGREA, from the coding sequence TTGACCGCCGATCCCTTACGCATCCTGATTGTTGACGACCACGCCCTGGCGCGCGAGGGGCTGAAGGCCGTGCTGACCAGCAGCGGATTCAGCGTTGTGGGCGAAGCCGCCGATGGCCCGGCCGCTATTGCCCTGACCGAGGCCTTGTGTCCGGACGTGGTGCTGATGGATGTCCGCCTGAAGGGCGATATGGACGGCCTTGAAGCCACGCGACGCATCGCGGCCCTCGGCCTGGCGGCGCGCGTGCTGATGCTCACCCTGCACGATCTGCCCGCCTATGTGCGTGAAGCTCTGGCGGCGGGAGCGGCAGGCTATGTTCTCAAGGATACCGCTATTGACGATCTTCAAGCGGCCATTGTGCGTGTGGCGCAGGGGCAGACCGCCCTGCCGCTTGATCTCGTCAGCGCCGCCATGCGCGCGCCGGAACCGGTTGAACGTGACCCGACTGCCCTGTCCAGCCTAACCGGGCGCGAGCGCGAAATCGTCCATCTGATCGCCGAAGGCATGACCAATAAGGAGATCGGGCGGTCCTTAGGTATCAGCCCAGCGACGGTAAAGGCGCATGTCGAGCGGCTGATCGCCAAGCTGGGGGTCACAGACCGCACACAGGCGGCGGTACTGGCGTCGCGCCATCTTCCAGCGGGGCGTGAGGCATGA
- a CDS encoding glycosyl hydrolase family 28-related protein encodes MSDTPSRRDTLRQLSALAGAGLTGMGLSGEALSRTPFTRTHTLPSLKGLPDYSYAGYGFGVAPIPSEPGTVIDVRSFGAKGDGETDDSPAVREALAAAHRVEGKVTLRFPAGRFVLTEVLRIERSNFVFEGAGQDDEGTTLYFPRPLRLVDETQTLKELREYIRKENKRQVEKDRNIDYWFSEYSWSEGFIRVGIPGVRYAEYLPEYDTPPDIVTAGASGAKWTRQLEVADASGITPGQILQIQWFADKGRDSAILRSLYGDTTRTLGQRHYDNPARALISQTTRVISVKGRRLELGDPLLHAVSAAQPARLVRRAFLTDVGIQGLRIEFPDAPAFGHHLEEGYNAIALNEMFDGWVRDVTIHNADSGILTYDSASLTLSGIATTGAREAHYSVHVGNAHNVLVKDVRVANPVVHPLSVNTQATRAVYSRAVVLMRGLIDQHAGANHENLFDAVRLHIRPKKADGVWVHDTWAGGGAPYWQPNHGLHNSTWNLEVVIEGGAPWSAEVTLRGLKQGIGENVIGVYGNRRLSVIYPDAARIEGINVCIEAAPSLYDHQLAQRQTRT; translated from the coding sequence ATGTCTGACACGCCCTCCCGCCGCGACACGCTGCGCCAACTGTCTGCCCTCGCGGGGGCGGGCCTGACGGGCATGGGGCTGTCGGGTGAGGCCCTGTCGCGGACGCCGTTTACGCGTACCCACACCCTGCCCTCGCTGAAGGGGCTACCTGACTATTCCTACGCGGGTTACGGCTTCGGCGTGGCGCCGATTCCGTCTGAACCGGGCACGGTCATCGACGTCAGAAGCTTCGGCGCGAAGGGCGACGGAGAGACCGACGATTCCCCGGCTGTGCGTGAGGCGCTGGCGGCGGCGCACAGGGTTGAAGGGAAGGTAACGCTGCGCTTTCCGGCGGGACGCTTCGTCCTGACCGAGGTGCTCCGCATCGAACGCAGCAATTTTGTCTTTGAGGGGGCCGGACAGGACGACGAAGGCACCACACTCTATTTCCCGCGCCCGCTGCGTCTGGTGGACGAAACCCAGACCCTGAAAGAACTCCGCGAGTATATCCGTAAGGAAAACAAACGGCAGGTCGAAAAGGACCGCAATATCGACTACTGGTTCAGCGAATATAGCTGGAGCGAAGGTTTTATCCGCGTTGGGATTCCCGGCGTGCGCTACGCTGAGTACCTGCCGGAATACGACACGCCGCCCGACATCGTGACCGCCGGGGCTTCGGGCGCTAAATGGACGCGGCAGCTGGAGGTGGCTGACGCTTCGGGAATCACGCCCGGTCAGATCCTCCAGATCCAGTGGTTCGCCGACAAGGGCCGCGACAGTGCCATCCTGCGCTCGCTCTATGGCGACACCACGCGCACCCTGGGGCAACGTCACTACGACAATCCGGCACGCGCCCTGATCAGCCAGACCACCCGTGTCATTTCGGTCAAAGGCAGGCGGCTGGAGTTGGGGGATCCGTTATTGCACGCCGTCTCGGCGGCGCAACCGGCGCGCCTTGTGCGCAGGGCCTTTCTGACCGATGTCGGCATTCAGGGCCTGCGCATCGAATTTCCCGACGCGCCCGCCTTCGGCCATCATCTGGAAGAGGGCTATAATGCCATCGCGCTCAATGAGATGTTTGACGGCTGGGTGCGCGACGTCACCATACACAATGCCGATTCCGGCATCCTGACCTATGACAGCGCCAGCCTTACCCTTAGCGGCATAGCAACGACCGGAGCGCGCGAAGCCCACTATTCGGTACACGTCGGCAATGCCCACAATGTGCTGGTCAAGGACGTGCGGGTCGCTAATCCGGTCGTTCATCCTTTAAGCGTCAATACGCAGGCAACGCGCGCCGTTTATTCGCGCGCCGTCGTCCTGATGCGCGGCCTGATCGATCAGCATGCCGGGGCCAACCATGAGAACCTGTTTGACGCCGTGCGTCTGCACATCCGCCCCAAAAAAGCGGACGGCGTCTGGGTGCACGACACTTGGGCCGGGGGCGGCGCCCCCTACTGGCAGCCCAATCACGGTCTGCACAACTCAACGTGGAACCTCGAAGTCGTGATCGAAGGTGGTGCGCCGTGGAGCGCCGAAGTCACCCTGCGCGGTCTGAAACAGGGGATCGGGGAAAACGTCATCGGCGTCTATGGAAACCGCCGCCTGAGCGTGATCTATCCCGACGCCGCGCGGATCGAGGGCATCAATGTCTGCATCGAAGCCGCCCCCTCCCTCTACGATCATCAGCTGGCGCAGCGACAGACGCGCACATAA
- a CDS encoding DUF2490 domain-containing protein — translation MPFAAHAASEDTAVWGGLHSHFKVNGQVSATVEVQKRFNNDASRLGQYLIRPSVSYGFSPTTRGSLGYAFVQTNPPGPAKTDEHRLWQQLTYRVAAFEGGAVLNGRTRLEQRRIDGRDDMGWRLRQQLRFSKPLTQKVSGVVWSEAFWAANTTDWGQREGLERWRNSVGVSVPLTSRLTLEPGYIHQWVRRPGEDAVDHILSLSLTAQF, via the coding sequence ATGCCTTTTGCCGCTCACGCGGCGAGCGAAGACACTGCCGTGTGGGGTGGTCTGCATTCCCATTTCAAGGTAAATGGCCAGGTCTCTGCTACGGTCGAAGTGCAAAAGCGCTTTAACAATGACGCCTCGCGTCTGGGACAGTATCTTATCCGCCCCAGCGTCAGTTATGGTTTCAGCCCAACCACCCGCGGGAGCTTGGGCTATGCCTTCGTGCAAACCAATCCGCCGGGGCCGGCTAAAACGGATGAACACCGTCTGTGGCAACAACTGACTTACCGCGTAGCGGCCTTTGAGGGCGGTGCGGTTTTGAACGGGCGCACGCGTCTGGAGCAAAGGCGGATAGACGGGCGTGACGATATGGGCTGGCGTCTGCGTCAGCAGCTTCGCTTCAGCAAGCCGCTCACTCAAAAAGTCAGTGGTGTCGTGTGGAGCGAGGCCTTCTGGGCCGCCAACACCACGGACTGGGGACAACGCGAGGGCCTTGAGCGCTGGCGTAACAGCGTCGGCGTATCGGTGCCCCTGACGTCCCGCCTGACCCTTGAGCCGGGATATATTCATCAGTGGGTGCGCCGTCCGGGCGAAGACGCTGTTGATCATATTCTCAGCCTCAGCCTGACCGCGCAGTTTTAA